The following coding sequences are from one Streptomyces sp. V3I7 window:
- a CDS encoding MIP/aquaporin family protein, translated as MSNGDIFVGEIIGTAILILFGAGVCAAVTLRYSKARASGWIVIAFGWGFGVLAGAYTAAPLSGAHLNPAVTIGIAVDTGKWDKVWVYLLGQMVGAMLGAVLAYLVYLAQFQANVREEGSTEEPTPTLGIFSTIPEIRNPVANLITEIIATAALVLPLLAFGLTKGLGESGTTVLAVSLLVVGIGLSLGGPTGYAINPARDLGPRIVHTFLPIPNKGTSDWSYAWIPVVGPLVGGALAGLVYNAAF; from the coding sequence ATGAGCAACGGAGACATATTCGTCGGCGAGATCATCGGCACCGCGATCCTGATCCTCTTCGGTGCCGGTGTCTGCGCCGCGGTCACCCTCAGATACTCAAAGGCCCGGGCCTCGGGCTGGATCGTGATCGCCTTCGGCTGGGGATTCGGCGTGCTGGCGGGGGCGTACACCGCCGCTCCCCTCTCCGGCGCGCACCTCAATCCCGCCGTCACCATCGGCATCGCCGTCGACACGGGCAAGTGGGACAAGGTCTGGGTGTACCTGCTGGGCCAGATGGTCGGCGCGATGCTCGGCGCCGTGCTCGCCTACCTCGTCTATCTCGCCCAGTTCCAGGCGAACGTGCGCGAAGAGGGCTCCACGGAGGAGCCGACGCCCACCCTCGGGATCTTCTCCACCATCCCGGAGATCCGGAACCCGGTCGCCAACCTCATCACGGAGATCATCGCCACGGCCGCGCTCGTACTGCCCCTCCTCGCCTTCGGGCTGACCAAGGGGCTCGGCGAGTCCGGCACCACCGTGCTGGCCGTGTCGTTGCTCGTCGTCGGCATCGGGCTGTCCCTCGGCGGGCCCACGGGCTACGCGATCAACCCGGCGCGCGACCTCGGCCCGCGCATCGTGCACACCTTCCTGCCGATTCCGAACAAGGGCACGTCCGACTGGAGTTACGCCTGGATCCCGGTCGTGGGTCCGCTGGTCGGCGGGGCGCTCGCGGGCCTCGTCTACAACGCAGCCTTCTGA
- the glpK gene encoding glycerol kinase GlpK — MTDTAEKYVAAIDQGTTSSRCIIFDHGGAIVAVDQREHRQIFPRPGWVEHDATEIWSKVQAVVAGALAKAGLRADQLSALGITNQRETTVLWDRATGRPVHNAIVWQDTRTAALCTELGGSDGQDRFRDQTGLPLASYFSGPKAAWLLDNVPGLRERAERGEIAFGTIDSWLIWNLTGGTEGGRHVTDVTNAGRTMLMNLSTLQWDASILSAMNIPEAVLPEIRSSAEVYGTAVGQLAGMPVASALGDQQAAVFGQACYDVGTAKNTYGTGSFLLLNTGNQPVPSKSGLLTTMGYKIGSEAPVYCLEGSIAITGALVQWFRDQLGIIRAADEIETLAASVEDNGGAYIVPAFSGLFAPYWRSDARGVVTGLTRYVTKAHLARAVLEATSWQTREVVDAMYQDSGVRITTLKVDGGMTKNNLLMQHQADVLGVPVIRPRVSETTCLGAAYAAGLATGVWNGLDELKSHWQKDAEWTPAMEASVRDREYQNWRKAVEKSFGWMGEGES; from the coding sequence ATGACGGACACCGCCGAGAAGTACGTCGCCGCCATCGACCAGGGCACCACCTCCAGCCGCTGCATCATCTTCGACCACGGTGGCGCGATCGTCGCCGTCGACCAGCGCGAGCACCGCCAGATCTTCCCCAGGCCCGGCTGGGTGGAGCACGACGCCACCGAGATCTGGTCCAAAGTCCAGGCGGTGGTCGCCGGCGCCCTCGCCAAGGCCGGGCTGCGTGCCGACCAGTTGAGCGCGCTGGGCATCACCAACCAGCGCGAGACGACCGTCCTGTGGGACCGCGCGACGGGCAGACCCGTGCACAACGCGATCGTCTGGCAGGACACCCGCACCGCGGCCCTGTGCACCGAACTCGGCGGCAGCGACGGGCAGGACCGCTTCCGCGACCAGACCGGCCTACCGCTGGCCAGCTACTTCTCCGGGCCCAAGGCGGCCTGGCTGCTCGACAACGTGCCGGGGCTCCGGGAGCGCGCCGAGCGGGGTGAGATCGCGTTCGGAACCATCGACTCCTGGCTGATCTGGAACCTCACGGGCGGCACCGAGGGCGGCCGGCACGTCACCGACGTGACGAACGCCGGGCGCACCATGCTGATGAACCTCAGCACCCTCCAGTGGGACGCGTCGATCCTCTCCGCGATGAACATCCCCGAGGCGGTCCTCCCCGAGATCAGATCGTCCGCCGAGGTCTACGGGACGGCCGTCGGCCAACTCGCAGGTATGCCGGTCGCGTCGGCGCTGGGCGACCAGCAGGCGGCGGTGTTCGGGCAGGCCTGCTACGACGTCGGGACGGCCAAGAACACGTACGGCACGGGCAGTTTCCTGCTCCTCAACACCGGCAACCAGCCCGTCCCGTCCAAGAGCGGGCTGCTGACGACGATGGGCTACAAGATCGGCAGTGAGGCGCCGGTCTACTGCCTGGAGGGCTCGATCGCGATCACGGGTGCCCTGGTGCAGTGGTTCCGCGATCAGCTCGGCATCATCCGTGCGGCGGACGAGATCGAGACCCTGGCGGCGAGCGTCGAGGACAACGGCGGCGCCTACATCGTGCCCGCCTTCTCCGGCCTGTTCGCGCCCTACTGGCGCTCGGACGCGCGCGGGGTCGTCACCGGCCTGACCCGGTACGTCACCAAGGCGCACCTCGCGCGCGCGGTGCTGGAGGCGACGAGCTGGCAGACGCGGGAGGTCGTCGACGCCATGTACCAGGACTCCGGGGTACGGATCACCACCCTGAAGGTGGACGGCGGCATGACGAAGAACAACCTGCTCATGCAGCACCAGGCCGATGTGCTCGGGGTGCCGGTGATCCGGCCCAGGGTCTCCGAGACGACCTGTCTGGGCGCCGCGTACGCGGCCGGTCTCGCGACGGGCGTGTGGAACGGCCTCGACGAGCTGAAGTCGCACTGGCAGAAGGACGCGGAGTGGACGCCCGCGATGGAGGCGTCGGTGCGCGACCGGGAGTACCAGAACTGGCGCAAGGCCGTGGAGAAGAGCTTCGGCTGGATGGGAGAGGGCGAGAGCTAG
- a CDS encoding ATP/GTP-binding protein, whose amino-acid sequence MTFGRSERGKPPVEPVTFKILVAGGFGVGKTTLVGAVSEIRPLRTEEMLTEAGRPVDDVRGVEGKHTTTVAMDFGRITLREDLVLYLFGTPGQERFWFMWDELAEGALGAVVLADTRRLEDCFAAVDYFERRSIPFVMGVNCFEGADRYPAETVRQALDLDPDVPLVLCDARDRESVKEVLIGVVQHAMTSAARRRAAVAT is encoded by the coding sequence ATGACCTTCGGGCGCTCTGAGCGCGGCAAGCCCCCGGTCGAACCCGTCACCTTCAAGATCCTGGTGGCCGGCGGCTTCGGCGTGGGCAAGACCACCCTCGTCGGCGCGGTGAGTGAGATCAGACCGCTGCGCACCGAGGAGATGCTCACCGAGGCGGGACGCCCGGTGGACGACGTGCGGGGCGTGGAGGGCAAGCACACCACCACCGTGGCCATGGACTTCGGCCGTATCACCCTGCGCGAGGACCTGGTGCTCTACCTCTTCGGCACGCCCGGGCAGGAGCGGTTCTGGTTCATGTGGGACGAGCTGGCCGAGGGTGCGCTCGGCGCCGTCGTCCTCGCGGACACGCGCCGGCTGGAGGACTGTTTCGCCGCCGTCGACTACTTCGAGCGGCGCTCCATCCCCTTCGTCATGGGCGTCAACTGCTTCGAGGGAGCCGACCGCTACCCGGCCGAGACCGTCCGCCAGGCCCTCGACCTCGACCCGGACGTGCCGCTCGTGCTGTGCGACGCCCGGGACCGCGAGTCGGTCAAGGAGGTGCTCATCGGGGTCGTCCAGCACGCGATGACGTCCGCCGCGCGGCGCCGCGCGGCAGTGGCCACCTGA